The following are encoded together in the Conger conger chromosome 11, fConCon1.1, whole genome shotgun sequence genome:
- the kank1a gene encoding KN motif and ankyrin repeat domain-containing protein 1a, with translation MAQTTHVNGNTSERGERGASAEDDPGAPYYLETPYGFQLDLDFLKYVDDIERGNTIRKLNIQRKPRVARAEAAARSAWASTDSLSSSNSEESKQSPLFYPARSQSQRNPAQARPPPVHEPPLPFVSVPEGKLLPPPSPRVPRHNLQVEKTLMETRWRLEQERLLLHPPASEPPPRRRLASFGGMGSSSSLSSFTGSSGPNQISPNSHPLLLNGHLPNGDYNPYFTSSMGSSIRHSPLSSGMATPVTNVSPLHLQHIRDQMVVALKRLKELEEQVKAIPILQVKISVLQEEKRQMVAQMKNPKLSNQNQAGGGVFRKRSYSAGNAEHLEELSQIRKGLELHIDSEEEPENAEQCSRRLEEFRQLTEEMQALERKIQDGGDETPLRGLAQKPERKPRRWDGGHKSIAVGTDENMNDVVIYRKSSGRGGRDAAVQTERGDTRNAAVGVTEAMLGVVSESEAEIEMQHQTIESLKDKIYRLEVQLKETTHQVEMGKLKLELQAAGSRKKVDKASMARPDTYSTAVEAKVQTQSQGVGSHTDVRDSSTEGILQTLAVAVSCQPELRHVAVGPEVLMDRWVVREKTETLDKCVGSHVVMCNQSVGGEISVCEIGVNTEDTVDSKGLCRTEQVKECRSIGCGDCSVDVTVCPVKELASLGTVTDQVSRADLGVMATPQTTSQLTNTATDAASKFTNTDRTVSMDTGTNTVLSTREKHTSTALTETRTVAVGDGRVKDVNSAPKTRSVAVGTSAPGEVPQDRPSVAKTKEIGVGLTDVRENFLVGQKTRTIACGPSHLTDSAHMKNVWAGEGMVSGVAKLQQQPATTTMMPGGLDHYIERVQKLLQEQQALLAENYSELADAFGQPQSQIGSINSQLVHTLSSINSVVKYASAEELRSIDIPQLGPESTSANKDAELPQMAIGAGTQAAAVRSEVTRDESVPLAPSAGSSRPPTHQQTAAMQKSLMDQQMSSALHGEPCGQGALKSIMKKKDGRQSSSGTKKNLQFVGVNGGYETTSSDDSSSEDSSSSEEEEEEEEEAKVYGGQEGLEGEELNNEGAAEVEEGGEKQEIRERYELSEKMLAACSVLKNHLSESKPLTGKDVRTCLNTVQQEWFRVSSQKTAKPGMVEDFLSAFRAVSLDVLRHVVNMADANGNTALHYSVSHSNFDIVQRLLNADVCNVNHQNKAGYTPIMLAALAAVEAPKDMSVVEELFSKGDVNAKASQAGQTGLMLAVSHGRMDMVKALLACGADVNIQDDEGSTALMCASEHGHVEIVKLLLAQSGCDATLNDSDESNALSIALEAGHNDIAMLLYAHVNFSKAQSPGTPRLGRKMSPSPTRRSVFD, from the exons aaagaggagagcgAGGTGCGAGTGCAGAAGATGACCCCGGGGCCCCCTACTACCTGGAGACCCCGTACGGCTTCCAGCTAGACCTGGACTTCCTGAAGTACGTGGACGACATCGAGCGGGGCAACACCATCAGGAAGCTGAACATCCAGCGGAAGCCCAGGGTGGCGAGGGCCGAGGCGGCGGCGCGGAGCGCCTGGGCCTCCACCGACTCCCTGTCCTCTTCCAACAGCGAGGAGAGCAAGCAATCCCCACTGTTCTACCCCGCCCGGAGCCAGAGCCAGCGCAACCCCGCCCAGGCCCGCCCCCCGCCCGTCCATGAGCCCCCCCTGCCCTTCGTGAGCGTCCCAGAGGGCAAGCtcctcccgcccccctcccccagagtGCCCCGACACAACCTCCAGGTGGAGAAgactctgatggagactcggtGGAGGCTCGAGCAGGAGCGACTGCTCCTGCACCCCCCTGCTAGTGAGCCCCCGCCCCGTAGGCGGCTGGCCAGTTTCGGGGGGATGGGGTCCAGCAGCTCCCTGTCCTCCTTCACGGGCTCCAGCGGGCCGAACCAGATCTCCCCGAACTCCCACCCACTCCTCCTCAACGGACACCTTCCCAACGGGGACTACAACCCGTACTTCACCTCCTCCATGGGCAGCTCCATCCGCCATAGCCCCCTGAGCTCCGGGATGGCCACCCCCGTCACCAACGTCAGCCCCCTGCACCTGCAGCACATCCGGGACCAGATGGTGGTGGCCCTCAAGCggctgaaggagctggaggagcaggtGAAGGCCATCCCCATCCTGCAGGTCAAGATCTCCGTCctgcaggaggagaagaggcagaTGGTGGCCCAGATGAAGAACCCCAAGCTCTCCAACCAGAACCAGGCGGGCGGCGGAGTTTTCCGGAAGCGCTCGTACAGCGCCGGGAATGCCGAGCACCTGGAGGAGCTCTCGCAGATCCGGAAGGGCCTGGAGCTGCACATCGACTCAGAAGAGGAGCCAGAGAACGCGGAGCAGTGCTCCCGGAGGCTGGAGGAGTTCCGGCAGCTGACGGAGGAGATGCAGGCCCTGGAGAGGAAGATCCAGGACGGCGGCGATGAGACGCCGCTACGAGGCCTGGCCCAGAAGCCGGAGCGGAAGCCGAGGCGCTGGGACGGGGGCCACAAGTCCATCGCTGTGGGCACAGACGAGAACATGAACGACGTGGTCATCTACCGGAAGTCGTCCGGGCGGGGCGGCAGGGACGCGGCGGTCCAGACGGAGAGGGGGGACACCCGGAACGCGGCGGTGGGTGTGACCGAAGCCATGTTGGGTGTCGTCTCTGAGAGCGAGGCGGAGATTGAGATGCAGCACCAGACCATCGAGTCCCTGAAGGACAAGATCTACAGGCTGGAGGTGCAGCTGAAGGAGACCACGCACCAGGTGGAGATGGGCAAGCTGAAGCTGGAGCTCCAGGCGGCGGGATCGCGGAAGAAGGTCGACAAAGCCTCCATGGCCCGGCCGGACACGTACAGCACGGCCGTGGAAGCCAAGGTTCAGACGCAGAGCCAAGGGGTTGGGAGTCACACGGACGTTAGGGACTCCTCCACTGAGGGTATCCTTCAGACTCTTGCGGTGGCCGTATCGTGTCAGCCCGAACTGAGGCACGTTGCTGTGGGTCCAGAGGTTCTTATGGATCGCTGGGTTGTACGAGAAAAAACAGAGACCCTAGATAAGTGTGTTGGCAGCCATGTTGTCATGTGTAATCAGAGTGTAGGAGGGGAGATAAGTGTTTGCGAAATAGGAGTCAATACGGAGGACACTGTGGACAGTAAAGGCCTTTGCAGAACAGAGCAGGTCAAGGAATGCAGGTCGATCGGATGTGGGGATTGTTCAGTGGATGTGACCGTTTGTCCTGTAAAGGAGCTGGCTTCTTTGGGCACGGTTACTGACCAGGTCAGCCGAGCAGACTTGGGAGTCATGGCGACCCCTCAGACAACGTCCCAGCTCACGAACACCGCAACGGACGCTGCAAGCAAGTTCACCAACACGGACAGGACAGTTTCCATGGACACCGGCACCAACACCGTCCTCAGCACAAGGGAAAAGCACACCAGCACGGCTCTGACTGAAACCAGGACGGTTGCCGTGGGAGATGGACGCGTGAAGGATGTTAACTCCGCTCCCAAAACACGTTCGGTTGCGGTCGGGACCTCTGCTCCAGGGGAAGTGCCCCAGGACCGGCCATCCGTGGCAAAGACCAAAGAGATCGGTGTCGGGCTGACCGACGTGAGGGAGAACTTTCTGGTGGGCCAGAAAACTAGAACCATTGCGTGTGGGCCCTCGCACCTGACCGACTCTGCCCACATGAAGAACGTCTGGGCTGGGGAGGGAATGGTTTCAGGGGTGGCCAAACTCCAGCAGCAGCCGGCAACAACGACGATGATGCCGGGCGGACTGGACCACTACATCGAGCGCGTGCAGAAGCTCCTGCAGGAACAGCAGGCCCTCTTGGCGGAGAACTACAGCGAGCTCGCCGATGCCTTCGGACAGCCCCAGTCTCAGATCGGCTCCATCAACAGCCAGCTGGTCCACACGCTGTCCTCCATTAACTCTGTGGTGAAGTACGCCAGCGCTGAGGAGCTACGCAGCATCGACATCCCCCAGCTGGGGCCAGAGTCTACTAGTGCCAACAAAG aCGCCGAGCTGCCGCAGATGGCCATCGGAGCTGGGACCCAGGCTGCAGccgtgaggtcagaggtcacccgTGATGAAAGCGTGCCTctggcgccctctgctggtagcTCCAGGCCTCCCACGCACCAGCAGACCGCAGCCATGCAGAAAAGCCTGATGGACCAGCAAATGTCTTCTGCTCTACATG GGGAGCCCTGCGGCCAGGGCGCGCTGAAGTCCATCATGAAGAAGAAAGATGGCCGACAGAGCTCCAGTGGCACCAAAAAGAACCTGCAGTTTGTGGGCGTTAATGGAGG ATACGAGACCACGTCCAGCGACGACTCCAGCTCAGAGGACAGCAGTTcgtctgaggaagaggaggaagaggaggaggaggcaaaGGTGTACGGAGGGCAGGAGGGGCTGGAAGGAGAGGAGTTGAATAATGAGGGAGCGGCGGAAGtggaagaaggaggagagaagcaGGAGATAAGAGAGAG GTATGAGCTGAGTGAGAAGATGCTGGCAGCCTGCAGCGTGTTGAAAAACCACCTCAGTGAATCCAAGCCTTTAACCGGCAAAGATGTG aggacgtgtctGAACACGGTGCAGCAGGAGTGGTTCCGCGTGTCCAGTCAGAAGACGGCAAAGCCGGGCATGGTGGAGGACTTCCTGTCGGCCTTCAGGGCCGTGTCCCTGGACGTCCTGCGTCACGTGGTCAACATGGCCGACGCCAACGGCAACACTGCGCTGCACTACAGCGTCTCCCACTCCAACTTCGACATTGTCCAGAGGCTCCTcaacgcag ACGTGTGCAACGTCAATCACCAGAACAAGGCGGGCTACACTCCCATCATGCTCGCTGCTCTGGCCGCAGTGGAGGCGCCCAAGGACATGAGCGTGGTGGAGGAGCTGTTCAGCAAGGGAGACGTCAACGCCAAAGCCAGCCAG gccgggcagacggggctgaTGTTGGCGGTCAGCCACGGGAGGATGGACATGGTGAAAGCCCTCCTGGCGTGCGGGGCGGACGTTAACATCCAGGACGACGAGGGCTCCACCGCGCTCATGTGCGCCAGCGAACACGGGCACGTGGAGATCGTCAAGCTGCTGCTCGCCCAATCAGGCTGCGACGCCACGCTGAATGACAGC GACGAGAGTAATGCTCTCTCAATCGCTCTGGAGGCGGGACACAACGACATCGCCATGCTGCTGTACGCCCATGTCAACTTCTCCAAAGCGCAGTCTCCG GGGACCCCCCGCCTCGGGAGGAAGATGTCCCCCAGTCCCACACGGAGAAGCGTGTTTGA